NNNNNNNNNNNNNNNNNNNNNNNNNNNNNNNNNNNNNNNNNNNNNNNNNNNNNNNNNNNNNNNNNNNNNNNNNNNNNNNNNNNNNNNNNNNNNNNNNNNNNNNNNNNNNNNNNNNNNNNNNNNNNNNNNNNNNNNNNNNNNNNNNNNNNNNNNNNNNNNNNNNNNNNNNNNNNNNNNNNNNNNNNNNNNNNNNNNNNNNNNNNNNNNNNNNNNNNNNNNNNNNNNNNNNNNNNNNNNNNNNNNNNNNNNNNNNNNNNNNNNNNNNNNNNNNNNNNNNNNNNNNNNNNNNNNNNNNNNNNNNNNNNNNNNNNNNNNNNNNNNNNNNNNNNNNNNNNNNNNNNNNNNNNNNNNNNNNNNNNNNNNNNNNNNNNNNNNNNNNNNNNNNNNNNNNNNNNNNNNNNNNNNNNNNNNNNNNNNNNNNNNNNNNNNNNNNNNNNNNNNNNNNNNNNNNNNNNNNNNNNNNNNNNNNNNNNNNNNNNNNNNNNNNNNNNNNNNNNNNNNNNNNNNNNNNNNNNNNNNNNNNNNNNNNNNNNNNNNNNNNNNNNNNNNNNNNNNNNNNNNNNNNNNNNNNNNNNNNNNNNNNNNNNNNNNNNNNNNNNNNNNNNNNNNNNNNNNNNNNNNNNNNNNNNNNNNNNNNNNNNNNNNNNNNNNNNNNNNNNNNNNNNNNNNNNNNNNNNNNNNNNNNNNNNNNNNNNNNNNNNNNNNNNNNNNNNNNNNNNNNNNNNNNNNNNNNNNNNNNNNNNNNNNNNNNNNNNNNNNNNNNNNNNNNNNNNNNNNNNNNNNNNNNNNNNNNNNNNNNNNNNNNNNNNNNNNNNNNNNTTGTCGGTAACGCTCCGAGTCTATCTTACCCgtgactacgcgagcaaagccgcgggcggaatactagtataatattaNNNNNNNNNNNNNNNNNNNNNNNNNNNNNNNNNNNNNNNNNNNNNNNNNNNNNNNNNNNNNNNNNNNNNNNNNNNNNNNNNNNNNNNNNNNNNNNNNNNNNNNNNNNNNNNNNNNNNNNNNNNNNNNNNNNNNNNNNNNNNNNNNNNNNNNNNNNNNNNNNNNNNNNNNNNNNNNNNNNNNNNNNNNNNNNNNNNNNNNNNNNNNNNNNNNNNNNNNNNNNNNNNNNNNNNNNNNNNNNNNNNNNNNNNNNNNNNNNNNNNNNNNNNNNNNNNNNNNNNNNNNNNNNNNNNNNNNNNNNNNNNNNNNNNNNNNNNNNNNNNNNNNNNNNNNNNNNNNNNNNNNNNNNNNNNNNNNNNNNNNNNNNNNNNNNNNNNNNNNNNNNNNNNNNNNNNNNNNNNNNNNNNNNNNNNNNNNNNNNNNNNNNNNNNNNNNNNNNNNNNNNNNNNNNNNNNNNNNNNNNNNNNNNNNNNNNNNNNNNNNNNNNNNNNNNNNNNNNNNNNNNNNNNNNNNNNNNNNNNNNNNNNNNNNNNNNNNNNNNNNNNNNNNNNNNNNNNNNNNNNNNNNNNNNNNNNNNNNNNNNNNNNNNNNNNNNNNNNNNNNNNNNNNNNNNNNNNNNNNNNNNNNNNNNNNNNNNNNNNNNNNNNNNNNNNNNNNNNNNNNNNNNNNNNNNNNNNNNNNNNNNNNNNNNNNNNNNNNNNNNNNNNNNNNNNNNNNNNNNNNNNNNNNNNNNNNNNNNNNNNNNNNNNNNNNNNNNNNNNNNNNNNNNNNNNNNNNNNNNNNNNNNNNNNNNNNNNNNNNNNNNNNNNNNNNNNNNNNNNNNNNNNNNNNNNNNNNNNNNNNNNNNNNNNNNNNNNNNNNNNNNNNNNNNNNNNNNNNNNNNNNNNNNNNNNNNNNNNNNNNNNNNNNNNNNNNNNNNNNNNNNNNNNNNNNNNNNNNNNNNNNNNNNNNNNNNNNNNNNNNNNNNNNNNNNNNNNNNNNNNNNNNNNNNNNNNNNNNNNNaacttttgattcttggacatgccggtttcctcacgatgttttccttcgccgttttaagcagtggtgatgttatccacagtgtgcagaaaataaattgaaaaatcaatttattttctgcacactcgcccggtctcgaaccccgacttatcgattttgaagtctgaggttctcaccactgagccaccattgcTTATTAGCCGATACCTATTAcccatttaattattttttcgacTATGACGCCCAGCGAAGTGTGTACCGGTCAAcactaatttaatatgtttaaatacatcttttttttatgtcctagtcggcaatggagctggtgggtcgcctgatggtaagcgctaccaccgcccatgaacatttgaagaggcgtaaggccaTCTACCTCGGAATGCCGTATCCTGATGCCTGAAACATTTccttgattttaattttgcattgaTTCTGATGCCATATACCGTGTCAGTAAGTAGTGTGATTtcattaatctatattaatactagctgcgccccgcggtttcacccgcgtaagtccgcatcccgtaggaatatcgggataaaaaatagatgttggccgattctcagacctacccaatatgcttaccaaatttcagaggaatcggtcaagccgtttcggaggagtatggcaacgaaaactgtgacacgagaattttatatatataaagattatgAAAGGGAAGATTTGTACAGTGCCAAGGGAGTTTCTCCAGTAgatagctgcaacttcactgcgTCTAGCCCGTGCTTCTAGCCCGTCAAATCGACATagtctattaatttataatatggttTGTATGTAGGATGTAACTTTGattagtgaaataatttcggtaattctaataaataagcAGTAATTTCACTGTTATAGATAGATGTATTTTGTACTATGaattgtaataacataattaatataggtGACTTCCAGCAAGTGAATTCAGCAAGTATACCAttgataatactataaaacaccacaataacaaaataataagtttaaatagaaGGATGTGGCGCTGTGTAAATCTAAAATTAAGAACTATAATTCTAATAAGAAAGACTAATTTAATACCTACACAATATATGTCAGTATAGATTcaggaataaaggaaacacatttaaactaaaaaaacatatattattaagtttaaagTGTTGTGACACTTAATATTATCACAGgattgaaacaataataagtaaCATATCTTCAATCATCCCAGTTGACTTGATGGCAATCATGCCATATGAAAGTTCCCTTGAGGGATTGTGGAGCTTCTAATGCTAAGTATAAAGGAGCTCTAGCACCACGTTCGGGAGAAAAATCCCCCATGCCCTTTGTCATATCGGTTTTTACAAAACCCGGATGGACACAGTTGACAGATATATCTCTACCCTGCTTGATAAATTCCCTTTGCTGTACAAAAGTCAGAGCTGACATGGCTACTTTAGAAACCTTGTAATCACTATAGTGACCAGCGAATGAAAGAAATCCATTTTTACCATTCTTTACAGCTTGCAGAAATTCATCCACAAATTGTAAAATCTCATCAACAGTTAAATCATCTTTTATCAATGTATCCAGCCAATTTTGTTTCCTGATATTTGATAAGAGACCCCAGTCACtactgatattaattattcgaGCTGTATTTGATAAGAggggaaataaaaattttgttatcctTAGAAGGCTGTAAAAATTTGTATCGAGAAGATTTTTGGCATCATCGAAGGAAGAAACAGCTTTATCAAAATCAAGTATACCGGCGTTGTTTACGAAAACATCAATGCCCTCGTGCTGTGATTTTATAAAGGAAGCAAACTGTTCAATGGATTCGTCACTTGTCACGTCCAAAATATGTAAAAGCGGTCGCAAACCAATTTGTTCCAATTCTTGAACTGCTTTTTGACCCCTTTCTTCGTTTCTCGCTGTAAGGTACACAAcaccgtcgaacttttgacaTAATCctttaacaatttcaaaaccTAACCCTCTGTTTCCACCTGTGACTATAGCTACTTTGGTTGccattttaaatgaacaaaattttataaactaatatgaaatttaacttgtaaatataaatatttttaataaaaatgacatttACACCCCAGTCATTTTCAATTAGAATTTAGAAGCCGAAAATCAGTCTTCAGATTATTATGTCACTGTCACTGTCATTTAAGTTTAAACAACAGACTATCCAAGTCATATATAAAGGTCATAGATGAAACTATCGCGTGGCCTTGTAACAGCAACagtatattctataaaaaactaaaatggtAGAAACCACTTAACGAGACGAAAGAAGACTCTTTTGCGGCGGCATGGCAGCTATATGGAACCACCGACTGTGGGAAAAGTAAGGCATGATAATTTTAGTAAATGGCTATTAGACTATGAAAAGCAATATGTGTATGACAATTCTTTATCCaagagaaaatgaaaatacttaCCATTTATATCCAGCAAAATtgcaaattgtaattattaaaaaagggtTATATTGGTTgagatggttcttaatcatctcaatacaTGGGGTGTCCCTCATACACGGGTGGCCGAAAGGTTCGGCCTTGCTGCGGTTTGGCAAAAGGATATGGGTTCGCCATATCTTTTTGCCACAAcgcgcctcgtgatcaaataatttctaatctttaaaaaattgtacaaataaaatctaaaattttgttttcaatatttaaaataaaacgatttacTAAACTTACACTAACACGAAGcatacgaaataaatttttacaaaatttttgtatgtattgtagtgtataaatatataaatttatcttgtttcatttatacacCTAATATGTAAAATGGAAGAGCGTAACCTCTTGACGCAAGCATTTTGTTTTGCTTACTAGGATTGTTTCAATCACCAAATAGTTTAAGACAatcattttgtatgtggtaatCGAGCActcttcggcacgaattattaggccagctcgcaccgggtaaGTACCACGTCCTCAccaagaccggcgtgaaatagcattctgctcaTGCATACAATAGCATTcatgctgtgtttcgttctgtgagtgggggagccgaaggtccatatccttttccttacctttcccagtcctttcctttattcctattgCCAATCCAttcttaatcccttctcaaaaagtcggcaatccatttgtagaggcgtaaggtctgcaatggatcATCacaacatttggagaggccaaatgttcatgggcggtggtagcgcttaccatcagg
The Zerene cesonia ecotype Mississippi chromosome 1, Zerene_cesonia_1.1, whole genome shotgun sequence DNA segment above includes these coding regions:
- the LOC119831361 gene encoding carbonyl reductase [NADPH] 1-like, whose product is MATKVAIVTGGNRGLGFEIVKGLCQKFDGVVYLTARNEERGQKAVQELEQIGLRPLLHILDVTSDESIEQFASFIKSQHEGIDVFVNNAGILDFDKAVSSFDDAKNLLDTNFYSLLRITKFLFPLLSNTARIINISSDWGLLSNIRKQNWLDTLIKDDLTVDEILQFVDEFLQAVKNGKNGFLSFAGHYSDYKVSKVAMSALTFVQQREFIKQGRDISVNCVHPGFVKTDMTKGMGDFSPERGARAPLYLALEAPQSLKGTFIWHDCHQVNWDD